Below is a genomic region from Nitrosopumilus sp. b3.
ATATCTAGTCTATTTTGAACCGTATTAGTATTGTTGGATGTGTCTGCTTCTAGGGCTTTCATGGCAATGTATTGGATGGGTTCAGAGACATTTGTCAGGCATAATGCCTCTAATTTTGCCATTTTTTCAATAATTTCAGTATCTGCGATGGCATACCCAATTCTAAATCCTGTCATGGCATGAGATTTTGAAAATGACTGAGTAACAATGCTTTTCTTATAATTATATGATAGAATGCTTTTCCAGCTAGATTTTGCATATTGGGAATAGATTTCATCACTAAGTACATACAAATCATTTTGTTTGGCCACTTCTACAATCGCATCTTGAAGTTTTTCAGAAAGTATTTTGCCTGTTGGATTATTTGGATAATTTAACACGATCATCTTTGTGTTTGAATTTATTGTATCTTTGATCTGCTCTAATGATGGCTCCCATTTTTGCTCTAGAGTAGTACTGATGGTTCTTACTTTTATTCCCGCATTAAGTGCACAATCTTTGTAAGCTGGCCATGCAGGTTCTATTACTATCATTTCATCACCAGGATTAAGAAGTGTAGAAATTGCAGCAAATATTGAAAATCTGGCACCTGGACTAACTATGATGTTGTCCTCAGTTACATCTGCACTGAATTTATTAGAAGCATATTTTGCAAGTGCTTCTCTGAAAACTGGCATTCCTCTTGCTTGACCATATTTTAAAAATCCTTTGTCAAAAACATCTTCTAATGCTTTTTTAACAATTGATGGTGGCAAAAAATCTGGCTCTCCTACTTCCATGTGGATAATTTTTTTACCTTGTTGCTCCATTGACTTTGCTTTTAAAAATATTGAAAGATGTGTTTGTTTATTGATTGATTGCACCTTTATTGATTCATTTAACAGGAAATTGAAAAATTTTGTTGCAATTGATTCGTCTAGTCCAATTTCATCACATAATGAAATTACTTTTCTGCGTAAATTATCTTCTCTGACTTCATCTGTAACACCTTTTCCAATATTTTTTTTCACTTCGCCGATTTCTTTTGCAATATCTGTTCTGGTTTTCAATAACCTAATCATTTCAAGTGTAACTTCATCCATCCTATTTCGAAGATCATTGATATCTGACATTTTCTTACAAAACAGGCTTGATTTCCCCTGCAAGAAGTGCATGATCTGCTATGGTCAATGCAACTAGTGAATCCACTACTGGTGGGGCTCGTGGAACTACGCATGGATCGTGTCTTCCTTTTACTTGCAGAATGCCTTCTTTTTTCGTCTTGATATCAACAGTACTTTGTTTTTGTGCAATTGATGAAGCTGGCTTGAATGCTATTCTCATAGTTATTGGCATCCCATTTGAGATTCCGCCAAGAATTCCTCCAGAGTTGTTTGTCTTTGTAACTATCTTTCCTCTCTTCATTGTATACAAGTCATTATTTTCAGAGCCGTGCATCTCTGAACCTCTAAACCCTGAACCAAATTCAATTCCTTTTACTGATGGGATTGAAAAAATCGCTTTACTCAAATCTGATTCTAATGAACTAAAGATTGGTTCGCCCAATCCTACTGGAACATTTGTGGTAACTGATTCAATAATCCCACCAAGAGAATCTCCTTTTTTACGTGCATTTAGGATACTTTCTCTCATAATTTTTGCAGTTTTATTTTCTGGACATCTTACTTCATTTTTATAAATTGACGATATCATTTTTTCATTGAAATCTTTATCCATCTTAATTTTTCCAATTTGTGATGTAAATGAATTAGTTTCAATTCCTAGTGTAACTTTAAGTAATTTTCTTGCAATTGCTCCGCCCATAACATGTGTAGCAGTAAGTCTTCCAGAGAATCTGCCTCCTCCTCTATGATCATTAAAATGATTATATTTTACCATGGCAGGATAATCTGAATGTCCAGGTCTTAGTTTTGTCTTTAAATTTTCATAATCTTTTGATTTTTGATCACTATTCCAAATTAACATGGTAATTGGAGCTCCAGTTGTAAATCCTCTAAAAACCCCTGAAACAATTTCTACAACATCCCCTTCCTTTCTTTGTGTTGATATGATGTTTTGACCGGGCTTTCTCAGGTCTAACATCTTCTGAATCTCTTTTTTATCTATTTCTAGACCTGCAGGGCAACCATCTAACACTGCACCTATAGCTTTTCCATGGCTTTCACCAAAACTTGTTAAAATTAGACGCTGACCGATTGAACTTCCCGACAATAATCTACTAAAGTTAAATGATGCTTATAACGGTAATCCAAAACAAATTACTGATTTTAGGTAGGAAGTCAGGCATGAAAAATCATATTTTTAAGATGTCCTCTCATTTGTCTTTGTTAAAATTATGCTTGAAAGTATGTGATTGAATTTTACATTTTAAAAAATAGAGTCATTATGTTCATGAATTGATGCAATTTGATTTTTTTAATTTATTGAAAAATGTTTAACAATGACAGTTAATCCATTCCAAATAACTGTAAATTGAAGATTCGTACAAAATTAGCTCTTGGACTAGTAATAATAATTGGAATTTTTGTTACAGGTGAGTCATACAGTTCTTACTTGTCTTTTGAGATCAATTCTGTTGCTGAATATCACAATTCCATGAGCATTCCTGCATTAACAATGCTGGGAGACATTGAAACTTCATTTAACAACATGAATAATTATTTGCTTTATTACACTATTTTTCCAAACGATGCCACAAAGGATGCTTATTTTGAAGAACAAACTATCTTTCTGAATCACGTTAGTGATTATGAGACTTTAGCAAATGCAAAAAATTCGTTGGGTAATGATTTAGCTGATGATAACATGAAAAACATGATGAATAATTATGTCGACCACTATGAAAAAATCTTTGATGATTTTATCTTAACGTCAAATGCAATAATTGGTGTTGTTGACTCTGAAAACAAAGAAGAATCTGTAACGTTAATTCAAGATTTAAGATTGATAAATGAAGATTTTCAAAATATATTGGATAAAAATTATGCCGTGGAAAATACTGGAAAAGAACTGGAACAAAATTCTATCCGTGATATCTCTGGCAAAATAACAACTTCAACTTTAATCATCAATATCCTTTTAGGATTAGCATCTATCTCTATTGTCATAATTGTTTCATATGATATATCAAAACAAGTAGGATCATTGAAACAATTAACTACACAAATTTCTAAAAGACAATACGATATTATCTCTACTCATTCAAAAAATGAGTTTGACAGCCTTAGAAATGACATTATCGAAATGGGCAATACCGTTAAATCATCTGTACAAGAACTTGAAAATTTTAGAAGGGCATTGGATAATTCTGCAAGTGTCACCATTACTAATCCTGACGGTGTAATTACTTTTGTCAATGAACAATATTGTAAAATCTCAAAATTCTCTAGAGATGAATTGATTGGTAAAACTCACAAAATTGTGAACTCTGGATACCATCCTCCTTCATTTTTTAAAAGTATGTGGAACACTCTCAAATCTGGTGATACCTGGAGCGGTGAAATCAAAAACAGATCAAAAGATGGCTCTTTTCATTGGGGTAAAACCGTGATTACTCCTGTCATTTATGATGGAAATACCATTCATCATTTTATTGAAATTCGAACAGACATCACACCACGAATTAAACTCCAACAGAAATTGTTAAAACAAGAAAAACTTGTCACTATTGGTGAGCTATCTGCAAGATTGGCCCATGATATTCGAAACCCTCTTTCCATTATTCAAGTATCTCTTGAAAATCTAAAATTAATGTCCAAAGATACAAAGATTGATCAAAAACATTTTGATAGAGTTGAACGTGCAATAAATAGAATATCTCATCAAATTGAAGATGTTTTAGGATACATAAGAAACGAACCTATGCAAATTGAAAAAACAAACATGTCTGAAATAATTGCTGATGCATTAGATTCAATTAATCTTCCAAATTCAATTTATTTTGATATTTCAAAAAATGATTTTGAATTTTATTGTGATAAAAAACGACTAGCAGTAGCTCTTACGAATCTAATTATTAATGGAATTCAGGCCATTGATGGAAAAGGTGAAATAAAAATAAACTGTGAAGACACTGTAAATGAGGTTGTAATTTCAGTTCAAGATTCGGGAAAAGGAATTCCTACTGATCTAAAAGAAAATATTTTTGAACCTCTTTTTACTACAAAACAACAAGGAACTGGACTTGGCTTGGCAAGTGTAGCTTCTATTGTCCAAGGTCATCATGGCACTATTTCTGTAACTTCTCCGCCAACAACATTTACCATAATTCTTCCTAAAAATCCCTGATCAAAAGATTCACTCTAATTTTGCAAAATTGATTTTCCTTACTGGGGTTTCTTCATAATTTTCTATGTTTTTTGCTCAAAGTGAGTGTGAATAAAAATTACATAATTATCATATATTTATTGAAATAATTATAATATATTCTTAAATATAATAATTACATACACATAATATGGAAAAACGTGTAAATTATAAACCATAATTTGCGCGGCCCTGCGAAAAAGACATGTTATCTTCGCAAAAGCGTTGCGGGTGAGGAGAATGCTTTTCACCCTATACAGGGTCGCGCCTTTTATTCATTTTACTTGATTTTTTGAAATTACTTTTAATTTACTTGAATTTTTCCACCAAGGCGATTCATTTCTTCTATGAAATTTGGAAATGATACATCTACTGACTCTGGATCTGATATTGTGCAATTACCTATATACATTCCAGCAATACAAAAAGACATGAATAATCTATGATCATTTTCGGAATTTAGTACTGCTCCTTTCAAATTTTCTGACGACTCTAAGATCAATCCATCGTCTTTTTCTTGAATTTTAATTCCTAGTTTGACAAGTTCTCTTGCTATTATTGCAATCCTATCTGTCTCTTTTAGTCTTGCATGCTTTACATTAACTATTTCAATTGGTGCTGATGATTTTAGTGCTAAGATTGCAAGTGGTGGTAGAAGATCTGGAGAATTACTCAAATCAAATTTTCCTCCAGTTAATTTTTCAGGTGATTTGATTTTGATTTCTTCTTCATTAATCATAACAGAAACTCCCAATTGTTCTAGAATGTCTA
It encodes:
- the aroC gene encoding chorismate synthase, which translates into the protein MSGSSIGQRLILTSFGESHGKAIGAVLDGCPAGLEIDKKEIQKMLDLRKPGQNIISTQRKEGDVVEIVSGVFRGFTTGAPITMLIWNSDQKSKDYENLKTKLRPGHSDYPAMVKYNHFNDHRGGGRFSGRLTATHVMGGAIARKLLKVTLGIETNSFTSQIGKIKMDKDFNEKMISSIYKNEVRCPENKTAKIMRESILNARKKGDSLGGIIESVTTNVPVGLGEPIFSSLESDLSKAIFSIPSVKGIEFGSGFRGSEMHGSENNDLYTMKRGKIVTKTNNSGGILGGISNGMPITMRIAFKPASSIAQKQSTVDIKTKKEGILQVKGRHDPCVVPRAPPVVDSLVALTIADHALLAGEIKPVL
- a CDS encoding ATP-binding protein, encoding MKIRTKLALGLVIIIGIFVTGESYSSYLSFEINSVAEYHNSMSIPALTMLGDIETSFNNMNNYLLYYTIFPNDATKDAYFEEQTIFLNHVSDYETLANAKNSLGNDLADDNMKNMMNNYVDHYEKIFDDFILTSNAIIGVVDSENKEESVTLIQDLRLINEDFQNILDKNYAVENTGKELEQNSIRDISGKITTSTLIINILLGLASISIVIIVSYDISKQVGSLKQLTTQISKRQYDIISTHSKNEFDSLRNDIIEMGNTVKSSVQELENFRRALDNSASVTITNPDGVITFVNEQYCKISKFSRDELIGKTHKIVNSGYHPPSFFKSMWNTLKSGDTWSGEIKNRSKDGSFHWGKTVITPVIYDGNTIHHFIEIRTDITPRIKLQQKLLKQEKLVTIGELSARLAHDIRNPLSIIQVSLENLKLMSKDTKIDQKHFDRVERAINRISHQIEDVLGYIRNEPMQIEKTNMSEIIADALDSINLPNSIYFDISKNDFEFYCDKKRLAVALTNLIINGIQAIDGKGEIKINCEDTVNEVVISVQDSGKGIPTDLKENIFEPLFTTKQQGTGLGLASVASIVQGHHGTISVTSPPTTFTIILPKNP
- a CDS encoding aminotransferase class I/II-fold pyridoxal phosphate-dependent enzyme, whose translation is MSDINDLRNRMDEVTLEMIRLLKTRTDIAKEIGEVKKNIGKGVTDEVREDNLRRKVISLCDEIGLDESIATKFFNFLLNESIKVQSINKQTHLSIFLKAKSMEQQGKKIIHMEVGEPDFLPPSIVKKALEDVFDKGFLKYGQARGMPVFREALAKYASNKFSADVTEDNIIVSPGARFSIFAAISTLLNPGDEMIVIEPAWPAYKDCALNAGIKVRTISTTLEQKWEPSLEQIKDTINSNTKMIVLNYPNNPTGKILSEKLQDAIVEVAKQNDLYVLSDEIYSQYAKSSWKSILSYNYKKSIVTQSFSKSHAMTGFRIGYAIADTEIIEKMAKLEALCLTNVSEPIQYIAMKALEADTSNNTNTVQNRLDMLTEKASKMGLDFVVPDGAMYIFARINQNGFDGIQFANSSLDKGLAIAPGEGFGNYKNFIRISACQDEKTLIEGMNILSNIMSEEK